The Candidatus Peregrinibacteria bacterium genome segment TAATTGACTGATGCCCAGTCGCTCAAGCGCAGTTGAATTTACGATGAATGACGAGCGAAGCGAGGGAATGAGTCGCAAAGATACTGCGTCCCGGACGACTCCGCTTTAGCGGAGGAGATCCGGGATCTCCTCACTCAAAAAAAGTTATGATATAGTACCTCAGAAATATTGCCCGGTCGCCAAGTGGCAAGGCAGAGGACTTTGAATCCTCCATTCGTAGGTTCGATCCCTACCCGGGCAGCCAATACAATATCTGTTGTCTTTTATGGCAGGAACAAAAAGGAAAAAAATTCCAAAGGCAACAGAAAGTAAAATTCTTATCGATTGTAAACGCAGATGTTGCCTTTGCTTTGGTCTTGAAAAGGATCTTGGAACAAAAAAAGGACAGATTGCGCACATTGATAAGAATAATAGGAATAATGACCAAAAAAATTTGGTGTTTCTTTGTCTTAACCACCATAATGAATATGATGGTAAAACTTCCCAAAGCAAAAATATAACTGAGAATGAAATAAGGGATTATAGAAAAAGCCTCTGCAATTTGATGAAAAATAATGCTCTCACTGATAAATCAAGTATTAAAGTTAATCAACCTGTTACATCAGTAACATTTGCCAAAATTTCTTCTCTAGTAAAAAAAGAACTACGACCAAAGAAACTTTATTTTGAAACTTTAATAAAGAATGCAACAAATAAAATTGTAAATGTTTACATCGATTTAAATATTGATGATAAAAACAAAAACTATTCTATTCATAGGAATATAAATGGGCAAAGTCATAGGAGTGATGCCCAGGCTCCAATGATATCACTACAAAAAGAAGGATATGCTTATATTGAGGGCGAAATCATTCAGATCAACTCAGCCTTTTTAATTACTGGCAACGCAACTTCTATCCAATTTAAGGTTAATTTTGAAATCTTATACAAATCCAAAGACACGAATTTAAATAGTCTTATGTTTTATCTTGGTACAGTTAATTCTATCGATGTTGGTAGTATATTTTTTATTACAGGAATGTGACCCTATCGAGGGTTCAACTCTTTATACAGGAGTCGCCCGTCCTCGGGCGACCCTGCCTAGGATTCAATCGGAGTAATCGGGATAACTGGTTCTTTTCCGAGGAAGTAATACCCAGCGCTTGAGAGATGATATTCTTCCGGAGAAGATGCGAGCTTCCAGTGTTCTTGAAGAGGGTTTAGGTGGATATACTCAAAAAATTCTCCGAATGCATTTTCATTCTCAACCACGAGATGATCAAATCGCTCCTGCCATACTTGATATTTATGTGATGGCTTGTACATTTTTGCTGAAGCTTGGAACAATTCGAGAAGATGTAATTTTCTGTGATTCCTACACCACTTGATAACTTCTCGCGAAGTGAAGCTTTTAATTCCTCCCATAAATTCTGACACATTCCATTTTTCTCCTACTGTAAGCAAGAGGTGGAAGTGATTGGGCATGATGACGAACGCATGAATGAAAACTTCAAACTTTTCTCTGGAAAAGTTAATGCTTGCCACGAGAATTTCTGCGAGTTCAGGAATGTGGAAGAGACACCGAAATGCTGTAACAGTCGTGGTCAGGAAGTATGTCGTATTTACGCCGTAACTTCGTGAAGCATGTCGCTTCATTTCCTTCGCGAAAAAAGATAAATACACCTTAATTGAAAATAATTTCCGTGCGAAATGGACCATGAAATATGCTCTCTCTTTTTGTCTACGTAGAGACATGAAAAGAATTTCTTTTCTGTCGACGATGTCCGACGACAGAAAAGAAAGGTCGCCCGAGGACGGGCGACTCTTATATTTAATCTCAAAAAATTTTCTGATTTGTCGAGGAATATTTTTCAAAGTCGATCCACCCGCTCAGTTCCGACTCACTCTGAACATATCCGCGGAGATTTATCGCCGTTCCTTTCTTGATTCCAAATAAGTTCCAATACCCGATCTGAATAATTGAATTTTTTCTTCTTACGATGCAATAATATCGTACCTTTCCTGATATTTTTGGATAATTTATCGCCACTTTAAAATGGTGCTCTCTCATACAGAATCAAGAATAAAATATCTCATTCTTCTGATTATTGTTTTCTTCTCGCTTCTGTATGGCATTATTTCTCTTGTTCCTCACTATAATTTTCGTACAAATGCATTTGATTTAGGAATTTTCAATCAGACGATTCATCAGTATTCAGAGCTCGAATTTGGACCAAATACGATTCGCGAAGTGCCGACTCTCCTCGCTGATCATCTGGAAATACTTCTGTTTGTATTTGCTCCGTTTTTTTGGATTTTTGGCTCATATACGCTTCTCATCATACAAATTCTTTTTGTTCTTGCGGGAGGAATTGGCGTTTTTTATGTTGTGAAATATGAAGCGAAACAAAGCGAAAAGTGGCTTCCCATTTTAGCCCTTGTTACATTTTACTCGTTTTTTGGCATTATCACCGCTCTTGGTTTTGATTTTCATAACAATGTCATTGGCGCGATGATGATTCCTTGGCTTTTCTTCTTTTTCAATACCAATCGATGGCGATAGTACTATCTCACTCTCGTGCTTTTCCTCTTCTCTCGAGAGAATATGCCGCTCATTTCAGCGGCGATGGGAATTTCATTTTTGATATTCGAAAAAAAGAATCGAAAACATTCGCTTAATACCGCTATTTTTAGCCTCATATATTTCTTTGTTTCTCTCAAAATAATCCAATTTTTTAACTCTGGATCGTATGATCATTGGCCGTATGTCGAGCTCGGAAACTCTCCTCTGGAGGTCATTCAATTTATTTTTTTGCATCCTATTTCTACAGCTCTTCTCGCGTTTGATAATCCGAAAAAATTAGAGATGTGGATTCTTATTCTCTTCTCTGGAGGTTTTCTTGCCATTTTTCAGCCAAAATATTTTTTGATCATTCTTCCGATTCTTGCGCAGAAATTTTTTTCAAATGATCCCATTCACTGGGGATCTGAATATCATTACGCAGTGGAATTTGCTCCTCCGATTGTCATCGGAGCATTTCTTACTCTAAACAAATTTCATAAAACATTTTTTCGAATTTCGGGAGCAGGACTTCTTCTCATGGCAAATCTCTACATTTTACTCCATGTCCATTTTTATGATGGTGAAACTCTCTCGAGAATTTTTTATAAAGACCATTATGTTCGAGAAAATCGCAATGAAATCTCTGAGGCAATCCAATCTGTTCAAAATGCGCGCTCTGTGAGCGCTCAAAGTGCATTTGTTCCTCATCTCACGAATCAAGAAATTTATCTTTTTCCTCGTGTTGAAAAAAGTGAATATATTCTCCTCATCTTGAATGATCGAAACAACTGGCCTCTCAATACTGAAAACGTAAACTTAGCATATCAAAAACTCCTGAGCAGCACTGAATATTCAGAAATTTTTCACAAAAATTCTGTTGTGGTATTTGAGAAAAATTAGCATTTGTAGTTTTTCTTGTTTTAGAGGAATTTCCTTGATTTTCCATGAAACATATATTACAATATATATGTATCTATATATTCTCATATATGACAAAGATTATAACTACTACTCATGTTCAGCAGAAAATTGGCGAAATTTCCGGATCCATTGAAGAAATAAGCTTCATTGTCACAAATCGAGGTGAAGGGCGAATTGTCATGCTCCCCTATTTCGATGGGTGTGATGAATATATTGGCGAGTACATGGAAGATTTTGAAATGGCAAAAAATAGGAACTCTCTTAAAAAGAAATATGAAAAGTCATCAGCGTCAGGAAAGAGTTCTCTCATTATATAATTTGAAAGAATGACTCGATTTGTTTTTACAAAACATGCTGAAAAATCGTTCAAAAAACTTTCAAAGATAGTGCAAGAGAGAATTCTTGAAAAACTGAGCGAATATAAACACCACGATGACATTCTTTCTGTCATGAGAGGGCTTTCACATTTTGAGCCAGCAACACATCGGCTCAGGATTGGAGCATATCGGCTTATTCTCGAACTCAAAAAGCAATCAGAACATGATTTTGAATTCTGGATTTTAGATATGGGACATCGGAAAGATGTGTATCGGTAATTCGAATGCAAACTTTCATCAAAAGGAAAAAATCTTTGGATCAAAAAGCGCCGCACACAAAAAGTAGAGAATCAAAAAACACACTGATCCCACAATATATTTTATGAAATCAGTTTTTTTCTTGATGAGAATAAGTGGAATCGCAATTATTATAAAAATTTCCACCAAAAAGGATACTGTTCCGAGGAGAAAGAAAAACCACTCAAACCAATTTGGAAACTGAGAAAAATCTTCTTGTATGTTCCCAAGAGAATTGAGAGGAGTCGGTATGCGAAGAATATCTTGCGTGATATCTTTCAAAAAATGGACTGATGAGAAAATAAAGATAATCATCAAGAATATTTTTGTGCCGAGTTGTAGCTGTTTTTGACTCATGTAACACGGTTTTTTCCCATTATAAGAAACATTTCTGAAATTTAGAATTTATCCCGCTTTGCGGGATAGAATTTATAATCTATAATCCCTGCGGATTATGCCATCCCTTAAAACTTCCTTCTGCGGCGTAGAATTTACAAACCCTCTCGTTCTTGCGAGCGGAATCCTTGGCGTCACTGGCGATTCGTTTCATCATACCGTTAGGTCTGGAGCTGGCGGAATCACGACAAAGAGCATTTGGTTACGTCCGCATCCGGGTCATCCAAATCCAACAATGGTGGGATTTGAACACTATTTTTTGAACGCAGTTGGACTTTCAGACGCCGGCGTTATAAAAGCGAAAGAAGAACTCGGGAAATATATTCCCGAGCGCAAAGCGCCGATCATTGCAAATATCGTCGCCGGGAAAAAAGATGATTTTGGAGCGGTCGCTGAAGAAATCGCAAAACTAGACCCGGATATTATCGAAGTAAATATTTCCTGCCCGAATGTAGAAAGTGAACTTGGAAAACCATTCGCATGTGATCTCAAGGACGCGGCGGAAGTAACGAAAATTGTAAAAAAAAATGTCGGAAAAATTCCGATCACGATCAAACTTTCTCCAAATGTCCCAAATATTGCTGATATCGCGAAGGCATGTGAAGATGCCGGAGCTCAAGGAATTACCGAAATTAATACGATGCCCGGAATGCGCATCCATCTCAAATTCAGAAAACCAATTCTCGCGAACAAAACTGGAGGAGTTTCTGGACCGGGACTCTTCCCGATTGCGCTCAAAGCCGTCTATGACATTGCGAAAAGAGTAAAAATTCCGATTATTGGAACAGGAGGCGTGACAACCGGAAAAGACGCCATTGAAATGGTTATGGCGGGAGCAACACTCGTTGGAGTGGGAACAATGGTGTATTATCGCGATGTAAAAGGATTTGAGGAAATGACGAAGGAAATGGAGGAATGGATGGAGGAAAATGAAGTGCAGAGTTTGGAAGAAATTCGGGGATGTGTTTCGTAAGAATTTTTAATTTTAAATTTTGAAATTTCTAAATAAATCTTAATGTTTAATTTCTAATTTTTAAAGTTAAGAGATGTATTTGAGTTCTTTTTGTTTAGAAATTAAAAATTAAGATTTAGAATTTATTTAGGAATTTCAAAATTTAAAATTAAAAATTCTTGTGAAGTTCTCCTGGCGCATTATTGGACACGAAAAAATTCTCGAAAAACTCGAGGCTGATTTTGAAAATGGGACCGTGGGGCAGAGTTATCTCCTCTGTGGTCCACGGGAAATTCAAAAGTTTAAAGTTATTCAGAGGTTTGCCGAGCTTCTCCAGTGCGAACAAAAAAATATGTGCCGAACATGCGATGCGTGCGTTCGCATAGAAAAAAATATTCATAGAAGTACTATCGTCGTCGATAAACTCTGGGTAAAAGACAAAAGCGCTGATCTCGAAGAACTCGCAAAATATTCGAATTTCGACCAGTCGCATCGAAAAAGGAAAGGGAAAAAAAGTGATCAAATTGGTGTAGATGACGTTTTGGAGTTTGTGAAGCCACTGTGGCAGAAGACCGATGATGATTACAAAGTCTGTATTATTCGAGATATCGAACGAATGACAGAAGAGGCTATGAATACCTTTCTCAAAACTCTCGAAGAACCACCGGAAAAAACGATATTTCTCATGACTGCAACGCATAAAGAGCACCTCCTTCCGACGATTATCTCACGAGTTCGGGTGATTGAAATGGGACTTATTCCGAATTCGGTTTTAAAAAAAACACTCGATGAAGAACACGAAGATATTTCCGATGAAAAAAAAGAGAAAATTCTCACATTAGCCCAGGGAAGATCGGATCGACTTATGAAATTCCTGAGCGATCCTGACTTTTTTGATACTCAAAAAGAGCTTTTCCATGAATTTTCTCTTATTCTCAAAAACAGGAATCTCCCTCGTCTTTTTGCCCTCGCGGAAAAATTATCAAAACCAGATCAAGATGAAGAAATTTTTGAATTTTTTGATGGATTTCTGCATTTTTTAAGAACACTTCTTCGAGAGAAAACGTTTGGGAGATCTCTTTCTCTTGGCGATCAATACTCATTTGAAAAACTCGTGGAGCTCGTGAATGCTATTGATGCTGCAAAACAAAAAATAGAAAAAAATGTCAACAGAAGATTGGCTCTTGAGGAATTATTTTTATCGGTATAGGAAAGACATTTATACGCTGGACATTATTCAGTATTTCGACTTGTGTAATTTCTTCTTTTTCTCGACATTTTTGGAATTTTTCTCCAAAATGTCCCCCGAATGTTCTTTTCTTTTTTTCATGCCGACTGGAATTCTTATCGGGACTTTTTTTACTTCACTCACTGGAATTCTTTTTCTCTTTGGAAATCAATCACTGAAACTTCGCCGAGAAGAAAAAATTAAAATTCATGAAGCGCTTAAAAAATCTTCTCATCATGATGACCATGAAGCAGCAGTATTGCCTCCTCCACAGAAAAACGAGATCGATAAACTCTCTCCATCGTACGGATCTTCCTTTGAACAGAAGGTCGCGGAACTCATTCTCGAGCAGATGAAGAGCGCAATGAAAGACGAAGGAAAGGGAAATGAGGTTGCTCTGCTTTTTGAAGAAACTATTTCTTTTGAGAAAAATCCAAGTTCTCCTCCTGATGTTTCTCCAGATGGAGCGACGAAAAATGTTCTTCTGCACGGATTTTTCCAAAATTTTCAGAATTTTTTCAAGAAAATTTTCTCCTATAAAAACTGGCGTAAAAAAACAGCCGAAGATGAAATGAGTGACGCGGAAGAGGAGGCTCGAAAAAAAGCTGCGCTCGAGCACAAGCGCAAAAAAGATCCAGTAATTCCCCGAAAGGAAATCCATGAGCTTCTCGGAAAAGCTGAGGTCTTTCTCGCGAGAAACGAACTTGAGGAAGCAGAAAAATTGTTTATTAAAATTCTTTCTTTTGATGAAGAGAATGTCACTGCACTTCAAAAATTAGCGTATCTCTATCTCCAAACTGGTTCTCCGCATAAATCAGAAGGGCTCTATCTTGAGCTCCTGGAACTCACCTCTGGAAGTCCAGCAATTTATACAAACTTGGGACTTGCACTTTTTAACCAGAAAAAATTTGAAGAATCCATCGAAGCTTATAAAAAGGCTGTAGAGCTTGATGTTGATCACGGCGCAAGGTACGCCAATTTGGGACAAGTGTATTTTGTAATTCAAAATTTAGAGTCTGCTATTGAGTGTTTTGAAAATGCGGTAAAAAAAGATCCGCGAAATTTAGGATTTCTCTATCATCTTGCCGATTCCTGCCTTGAAGCAAAGCGTTTTTCTGAAGCAAGAAAATGGTACGAAAAAATTCTTGATCTTTCCCCGTACGATGAATCTGCAAAGGAGGAAGTTCGGAGGCTTCAGGCTCTTGGATTTTAATGCTCAAAATTTCTGAATGTTCCCCCATTAACAGCGTACTATGAAAAAGATCGCTCAGAAGTTCATTCTCTTCCTCCTCAAAAAGAAGGCGAAAGCGGTGCTGAATTCCAGTGCAAAAATTATCGGAGTTACTGGATCAGTGGGAAAGACAACGACAAAGAATGCAATCGCGCACGTTTTGAGTTCCAGGTACAAAGTACTCGCAAGTCAAGAAGGATTTAACACCGAAATTGGCATTCTTCTCACACTTCTTGGAGAACACGAATCAGGATTTTCTTCGCCGATGAAATGGATATGTATTCTCTGGAGAATCTTTTGGAAAAAACTGGAAATTCCAGAAATTATTGTTTTGGAATATGGAGTTGATGCACCAGGAGATATGGACAAACTTCTTCGAATTGCGCAGCCTTCCTACGGGGTTCTTACTAAAATTGCTCCTATCCACCTTGGAGAAAGTCAATTTCCGAATCTCGAGGGAATTCGAGATGAAAAGGCAAAACTTCTTTTTAGTATTCCATCCGGCGGAATGGCAATTCTCAATCATGATGATGAGAAAATTCGTGAAATATTTCCGCAGATACATGGGAAAACTTGTTCTTTTGGAACTTCTCCTGACGCAGACTATACGATTACTGAAATCAAACAATATGACGATGGAATTTCTTTCCATGTGAAGAATGATACAGATTCAGCAACTTTTCGCGTGCCACTTCTCGGAATTTATCACATTACCGTACTTCTTCCCGCAATTATTTTGGGAAAGGAATTTGGGATTTCACTTCAGGAAAGTACTGAACTTTTGAAAAATTTTTCTCCTCCGCCTGGGAGAGGGAAAATTCTCGCGGGAAAAAACGGAAGTGTTCTTTGGGATTTCTCCTACAATTCCAGTATTTCTTCAGCTACTGCTGCACTTCAGACTCTCAAAGAAATTTCTGCTCAAAGGAAACTCGCGCTTCTCGGAAATATGAATGAAATTGGGAAGTATTCCGCAGAGTTTCATCTTGAACTCGGAAAAATTGCAGCGAAATACGCGGATGAAATCTTTTTTGTAGGAAAGGAACACGAGCATTTCGCAGAGGGAGTGCAGGGAAAAAAGCCGCTTTCCATTTTTGAAAATGCCGTTCTTGCTGGAGAACATCTCAAAAATATTCTTACCGAAGGAGATTTTCTTTTGATCAAGGGATCTCAAAACGATGTGTTTTTGGAAAGGGCAGTAGCAAAAATTCTGAAAAATCCAGAAGATGCAAAATTTTTATGTCGACAAGGAAAAGAGTGGAAAAAGGGTATTGACAAAGTCGTACGGAATATCGTACCATGAAGGCGTTCTATTTTTATTGAAAAATTTTATGAGAACGCTTTCTGTAAGCCAGGCGAGAGCAAATTTGTACAAAATTGTGAAGGCATCAGGAACTGGGCAGGTGCCAATACAAGTAATTGGCAAAAATGGAAGTATTGTAATTATTACAAAAGATGATTGGGATGCAGTGCAAGAAACACTCTATCTCCTCTCAATACCAGGAATGAGGCAATCCATTCAAAAAGGTCTCAAAACTTCGCTTGATGAATGTAGTGATACTCTCGAATGGTAAAGTGGCGGATTGTATTTACAAAACAGGCGCAAAGAGACGCAAGAAAAATATCATCTGCAGGTTTGCGTGAAAAAACAGAAAACATATTGGACATTGTAAAGAAGAATCCATTCCAAACGCCTCCATATTTTGAAAAATTAGTTGGAGATTTGAGTGGAGCTTATTCTCGAAGAATAAATATTCAACATCGAGTCGTGTATCAAGTTCTCAAAAAAGAAAAAACTGTAAAAATTATTCGATTATGGACACATTATGAATAAGTGAATTCTCGACTTGGAAACAACATCTTTTATTTTTTTCCCATCTTCTAAAAGAGAGTGGTATAATTGGAGTGAATTTTACTTTTCGAATATGCAAATCTTTCTCGACACCGCTGATATCAAAGAGATTAAAAAATACGCAGCCATCGGAATTGTTGATGGCATCACGACGAATCCTTCCCTCGTTGCGAAAGAAGGAGTGGATTTTAAAACTTGCGTGCAGGAAATCTGTGCCGTT includes the following:
- a CDS encoding transposase, giving the protein MKRHASRSYGVNTTYFLTTTVTAFRCLFHIPELAEILVASINFSREKFEVFIHAFVIMPNHFHLLLTVGEKWNVSEFMGGIKSFTSREVIKWCRNHRKLHLLELFQASAKMYKPSHKYQVWQERFDHLVVENENAFGEFFEYIHLNPLQEHWKLASSPEEYHLSSAGYYFLGKEPVIPITPIES
- a CDS encoding DUF2079 domain-containing protein; the protein is MVLSHTESRIKYLILLIIVFFSLLYGIISLVPHYNFRTNAFDLGIFNQTIHQYSELEFGPNTIREVPTLLADHLEILLFVFAPFFWIFGSYTLLIIQILFVLAGGIGVFYVVKYEAKQSEKWLPILALVTFYSFFGIITALGFDFHNNVIGAMMIPWLFFFFNTNRWR
- a CDS encoding DUF2079 domain-containing protein, with product MPLISAAMGISFLIFEKKNRKHSLNTAIFSLIYFFVSLKIIQFFNSGSYDHWPYVELGNSPLEVIQFIFLHPISTALLAFDNPKKLEMWILILFSGGFLAIFQPKYFLIILPILAQKFFSNDPIHWGSEYHYAVEFAPPIVIGAFLTLNKFHKTFFRISGAGLLLMANLYILLHVHFYDGETLSRIFYKDHYVRENRNEISEAIQSVQNARSVSAQSAFVPHLTNQEIYLFPRVEKSEYILLILNDRNNWPLNTENVNLAYQKLLSSTEYSEIFHKNSVVVFEKN
- a CDS encoding dihydroorotate dehydrogenase; the encoded protein is MPSLKTSFCGVEFTNPLVLASGILGVTGDSFHHTVRSGAGGITTKSIWLRPHPGHPNPTMVGFEHYFLNAVGLSDAGVIKAKEELGKYIPERKAPIIANIVAGKKDDFGAVAEEIAKLDPDIIEVNISCPNVESELGKPFACDLKDAAEVTKIVKKNVGKIPITIKLSPNVPNIADIAKACEDAGAQGITEINTMPGMRIHLKFRKPILANKTGGVSGPGLFPIALKAVYDIAKRVKIPIIGTGGVTTGKDAIEMVMAGATLVGVGTMVYYRDVKGFEEMTKEMEEWMEENEVQSLEEIRGCVS
- a CDS encoding tetratricopeptide repeat protein translates to MPTGILIGTFFTSLTGILFLFGNQSLKLRREEKIKIHEALKKSSHHDDHEAAVLPPPQKNEIDKLSPSYGSSFEQKVAELILEQMKSAMKDEGKGNEVALLFEETISFEKNPSSPPDVSPDGATKNVLLHGFFQNFQNFFKKIFSYKNWRKKTAEDEMSDAEEEARKKAALEHKRKKDPVIPRKEIHELLGKAEVFLARNELEEAEKLFIKILSFDEENVTALQKLAYLYLQTGSPHKSEGLYLELLELTSGSPAIYTNLGLALFNQKKFEESIEAYKKAVELDVDHGARYANLGQVYFVIQNLESAIECFENAVKKDPRNLGFLYHLADSCLEAKRFSEARKWYEKILDLSPYDESAKEEVRRLQALGF
- a CDS encoding UDP-N-acetylmuramoyl-tripeptide--D-alanyl-D-alanine ligase, which codes for MKKIAQKFILFLLKKKAKAVLNSSAKIIGVTGSVGKTTTKNAIAHVLSSRYKVLASQEGFNTEIGILLTLLGEHESGFSSPMKWICILWRIFWKKLEIPEIIVLEYGVDAPGDMDKLLRIAQPSYGVLTKIAPIHLGESQFPNLEGIRDEKAKLLFSIPSGGMAILNHDDEKIREIFPQIHGKTCSFGTSPDADYTITEIKQYDDGISFHVKNDTDSATFRVPLLGIYHITVLLPAIILGKEFGISLQESTELLKNFSPPPGRGKILAGKNGSVLWDFSYNSSISSATAALQTLKEISAQRKLALLGNMNEIGKYSAEFHLELGKIAAKYADEIFFVGKEHEHFAEGVQGKKPLSIFENAVLAGEHLKNILTEGDFLLIKGSQNDVFLERAVAKILKNPEDAKFLCRQGKEWKKGIDKVVRNIVP
- a CDS encoding type II toxin-antitoxin system Phd/YefM family antitoxin; protein product: MRTLSVSQARANLYKIVKASGTGQVPIQVIGKNGSIVIITKDDWDAVQETLYLLSIPGMRQSIQKGLKTSLDECSDTLEW
- a CDS encoding Txe/YoeB family addiction module toxin; this translates as MVKWRIVFTKQAQRDARKISSAGLREKTENILDIVKKNPFQTPPYFEKLVGDLSGAYSRRINIQHRVVYQVLKKEKTVKIIRLWTHYE